In Liquorilactobacillus nagelii DSM 13675, the following proteins share a genomic window:
- a CDS encoding Asp23/Gls24 family envelope stress response protein yields the protein MAEDSNIILADSHSANGSIEIAPEVLEVIVGIAATQIDGVYSMRGSLANSLNELFGRKNRGKGVKIDQDAGHLSADVYAFLNYGVSVPQVALAIQEKVKQQLLFMTGLKLVAVNVYVQGVVPAKQTSVVDPNNLFAEENGETK from the coding sequence ATGGCAGAGGATAGTAATATCATTTTAGCTGATAGTCATTCAGCTAACGGCAGCATTGAAATCGCTCCGGAAGTTTTAGAAGTAATCGTTGGGATTGCGGCAACACAAATTGATGGTGTTTATTCAATGCGCGGTTCATTGGCTAATAGTTTAAATGAATTATTTGGTCGTAAAAATCGTGGTAAGGGTGTTAAAATCGATCAAGATGCAGGACATTTGAGTGCAGACGTCTATGCTTTTCTAAACTACGGTGTCTCGGTTCCGCAGGTTGCGTTGGCGATTCAAGAAAAAGTTAAGCAACAGTTATTGTTTATGACTGGACTGAAGTTAGTTGCTGTTAATGTCTATGTTCAAGGAGTTGTTCCTGCCAAACAAACTTCGGTTGTTGATCCAAATAATCTATTTGCTGAAGAAAATGGTGAAACAAAGTGA
- the efp gene encoding elongation factor P, whose amino-acid sequence MISVNEFKNGLTIEVEGDLWRVVEFQHVKPGKGSAFVRSKLKNLRTGAVQEKTFRAGEKVEQAQIDNRKMQYLYADGTNYVFMDTTTYEQLELPEEQIKNELNYLKENMVVSIIMHGNETLGVDLPNTVDLQVAETEPGIKGDTASGGSKPAKLETGLVVQVPFFVNEGDVLTINTQDGSYVSRA is encoded by the coding sequence ATGATTTCGGTAAATGAATTTAAAAATGGATTAACAATTGAAGTTGAAGGAGATTTGTGGCGGGTTGTTGAATTTCAGCATGTTAAGCCTGGTAAAGGCTCAGCTTTTGTTCGTTCAAAACTGAAAAATCTGCGGACAGGTGCCGTACAGGAAAAAACTTTTCGTGCTGGTGAAAAAGTTGAACAAGCACAAATCGACAATCGGAAAATGCAGTATTTGTATGCTGATGGAACTAATTATGTTTTCATGGATACAACTACTTATGAACAACTGGAACTTCCTGAAGAACAAATTAAAAATGAATTAAATTATTTAAAAGAAAATATGGTAGTTAGCATTATTATGCATGGTAATGAGACCTTGGGAGTTGATTTGCCCAATACAGTTGATTTGCAAGTTGCAGAGACTGAACCAGGTATTAAAGGTGACACAGCTTCAGGTGGTTCAAAACCAGCTAAATTGGAAACAGGATTGGTGGTTCAGGTACCATTCTTTGTAAATGAAGGCGATGTCCTAACCATCAATACACAAGACGGAAGTTATGTTTCACGGGCTTAA
- the nusB gene encoding transcription antitermination factor NusB has protein sequence MKRHAIREVAFQILFAMESNETTNLAELYQQLKLQNKELSPEIPAYLELLVTGVHNHLAELNDLLIKYLKAGWSLQRLNKADLVIMQLATFEIKFVAETPNRVAVDEALELAREYSDEASRKFINGVLSNLIQQEN, from the coding sequence ATGAAACGACATGCAATAAGAGAAGTTGCTTTTCAAATTCTGTTTGCAATGGAAAGTAATGAAACGACAAATCTAGCAGAGCTTTATCAACAACTAAAATTGCAAAATAAAGAGTTGTCCCCTGAAATTCCGGCATATTTAGAATTACTGGTAACCGGGGTTCACAATCATTTAGCAGAATTGAATGATTTGTTGATTAAGTATTTGAAGGCTGGCTGGTCACTACAAAGATTGAATAAAGCGGATTTAGTGATTATGCAACTGGCAACTTTTGAAATTAAATTTGTTGCTGAGACACCTAATCGAGTTGCGGTTGATGAAGCCCTAGAATTAGCTAGAGAGTATAGTGATGAAGCATCACGCAAATTCATTAATGGTGTTTTATCCAATCTGATCCAACAAGAAAATTGA